Within Limnothrix sp. FACHB-406, the genomic segment GCTCCACCACCGTCCCATCCCGGAACGTTTGCACCGCCAAATCTCCACGCGCTTCCAGCACCCACAGGGGGTCATAACCCAAAAGGCTATAGCGGCCAATGTTTTCGCCCCCTTCCACCGACTCCAGCAAGAAGCTGTAGCGTTGGCCCTGGCAAGTGCGCAACCAGGCCGAAACCGGCGTGTCCAAATCCGCAACCCACTCGCGATAAACCGGGACGAAGTTTCCTTGGCGGGCGAGTTCCGAAAATTGGCTAAAGTCGGGCAACATGGGTCAGCAGCAGATGAGCAAGTCTCAAAATACTAGCAACCGTCTGGATTCCTTGCACCAAAACTTCTCCGATCGGGCGATCGCCCCATGGTGTCGATGTCCCAGCGTAGGAATGCAATGGCACAGCACCGGTAATCAGCCAGCCCAAAACAGACAAGCACAACACAGACAAGCCCAAAACAAAAACGAGCCGCCCCAAAGCAAGGAAGCGGCCCGTTTATTGAGTCGATTTGGCAGTCTTGGAATCGGGGAAAATTCCCCAGCCCATGGACAAACACAGGGATCAAGCGGAGCGGTCAAGCAGAATTCTGAGCAAATTAGCGGTTTAAGTGCAGGAGTCAAAAACCGCCTTGCAATTCAAGCTCAACCCCTCGCCCATCCAAGCACCCACCATGGGCAACCCCAAAAACCTACACTTCGTAGGTTTGCTTGCCGCTGAACTTGACCGTTGCGGGCTGAGGGTTTTCGCCAATGCGGCGATCCTTCTTGCCGTTGAAGTCGCGACCAGCATTCACCTTTTCGGGGAAGGTGCCATCGGCGGGGTGGATGAACTCCTGTTCGCCGTTGGGATAAATACGATAGACCTTATAGTCTTCGATTTTGGGCTTGAACTTGGTGCGCAGTTGCTTACCAAGGGCGATGCACTGCTCCTTGCGGGCCAAGAACAGCAGGTTTTCGCCTGCATTCATGACGGCAGCGCCACCGGTGGGCATTTCAAAAACTTGTTCTTTGGTACTGGTCCAGGTAATGGCGTATTTCTCTTCGACGTTAGCCTTCGAGAGCAAGCCACCCGTGCTACCGCCAAATTTCGGCGTTTGGCCCGTGAGGCCGCTGGTTTCAGGTGTAGGATTTTCGGACATCGCTTTTTGTCTCGCTAGTCTCTAAAAAGTCTTGCGAATTTACGGGAAATCCTAGCACTGGCTTTGTGTTGAGCCATACCCCCCCGGCCAGAACTGTTACAGTTCTTTATTTGAGCCGATCGAGCTGAGAATGGCTGCTGCAAAGGATCTGCGGCACGATCGCCCCGGTTTCCGAGCGCTATGCTGAGGACGAAAGACCCGCTTCACCCTGGAGCTAACCCGATCACCCATCAGCACCCAGAAAGGGAAAGTGCGATCGGCCCATGGCCGGGATGGGGGTGTGATCCTGGGACAGGATGGGCTGAAGATCGGCTCAAAATGCTCAAAGCTTCGGTGTGATTTCGACCTGTTTTTCGACCTGTTGTTCGATGTGTTTGGTGTGATCGCGACACGGATGAGGCCCTGCAAATCATGCAAATTCTGATTGTGGAAGATGACACGGAGATTGCGGAGTTGTTGCGCGGCACGCTCGATCGCGAAGGGTTCACCTGTGGGGTTTGTCACGATGGGCAAGCGGCGATCGAGCAGTTTTATCGATCGCAGCCCGATTTAGTCATTTTGGATTGGATGATTCCGGGCATTGATGGCCTCGAAGTCTGTGCCCGCATCCGCCAAAAACCCGGCGACAAGGATCCTTATATTTTGATGTTGACGGCGCGGGGCGAAGAGTTCGATCGCGTTGTGGGCCTGTCAACCGGTGCGGATGACTATTTAGTTAAGCCTTTTAGCCCCCGCGAGATGGTGGCTCGGGTGCGGGCGCTGTTGCGTCGCAGTTTGCGCCAGGCCGGAACCGGGGGCGATCGGGACTTGACCCCCACCTACGCCACCCACCACTTCAGCCTCGACAGCGATCGGCGCGTGGCCCGTCGCCACCTGCCCGATCACGATTCCGAAGATCTTGACCTCACCACCTTGGAGTTCAATCTGTTGGCCACCTTCCTCAGCTATCCGGGCCGGGTCTGGAGCCGCAGCCAACTGATCGACAAACTTTGGGGCGATGACTTTTTTGGCGATGAGCGAGTAGTGGACACTCACGTGGCTCGCCTGCGCAAGAAAATTGAACCGGATCCCGGAAATCCCCAATTTCTGAAAACGGTGATTGGGGCCGGCTATAAGTTTGAAGAC encodes:
- a CDS encoding photosystem I reaction center subunit II PsaD, which encodes MSENPTPETSGLTGQTPKFGGSTGGLLSKANVEEKYAITWTSTKEQVFEMPTGGAAVMNAGENLLFLARKEQCIALGKQLRTKFKPKIEDYKVYRIYPNGEQEFIHPADGTFPEKVNAGRDFNGKKDRRIGENPQPATVKFSGKQTYEV
- a CDS encoding response regulator transcription factor, whose translation is MQILIVEDDTEIAELLRGTLDREGFTCGVCHDGQAAIEQFYRSQPDLVILDWMIPGIDGLEVCARIRQKPGDKDPYILMLTARGEEFDRVVGLSTGADDYLVKPFSPREMVARVRALLRRSLRQAGTGGDRDLTPTYATHHFSLDSDRRVARRHLPDHDSEDLDLTTLEFNLLATFLSYPGRVWSRSQLIDKLWGDDFFGDERVVDTHVARLRKKIEPDPGNPQFLKTVIGAGYKFEDPGN